A genomic window from Halorubrum trapanicum includes:
- a CDS encoding TatD family hydrolase, whose amino-acid sequence MTAPQATARPTDAAYLDESESEPDLPTELLNLPWIDPHNHAHTLSWEDRERYALSGCRSMVMVSSGYHWTPYKPVEASDIRFLWDDAINRRRAIERNHFFEAKLSLGVHTGVRIEDPDELLAAMDDYCALDEVVAVGETGVVPSQHVERWDVDEQQAVVGAQMELAADHDLPVLLHTPNTTPDAKREYRDDLGVTPGYEKNAGLGTDPVLDGENPALEAVKRDVGAAADAGLDEERVVASHADANNTEYLMTETDCYLSYTIGHSWLVGVDAADVANAIDEYGPERIMIDTDTANVLRTDPYAVKRAIFELYRYGIDVDDIRTVVYENPRDVFGLAESDI is encoded by the coding sequence ATGACCGCGCCCCAGGCCACCGCGCGCCCGACGGACGCCGCGTACCTCGACGAGTCCGAGTCCGAACCCGACCTCCCGACCGAGCTGCTGAACCTGCCGTGGATCGACCCGCACAACCACGCGCACACGCTCTCGTGGGAGGACCGCGAGCGGTACGCGCTGTCGGGGTGCCGGTCGATGGTGATGGTGTCGTCGGGGTATCACTGGACCCCCTACAAGCCCGTCGAGGCGAGCGACATCCGCTTCCTCTGGGACGACGCGATCAACCGCCGGCGGGCGATCGAGCGCAACCACTTCTTCGAGGCGAAGCTGAGCCTCGGCGTCCACACCGGCGTCCGGATCGAGGACCCGGACGAGCTGCTGGCCGCGATGGACGACTACTGCGCGCTCGACGAGGTGGTCGCGGTCGGCGAGACGGGCGTCGTCCCGAGCCAGCACGTCGAGCGCTGGGACGTCGACGAACAGCAGGCGGTCGTCGGGGCGCAGATGGAGCTGGCCGCCGACCACGACCTCCCCGTCCTGCTCCACACGCCGAACACGACGCCCGACGCGAAGCGGGAGTACCGCGACGACCTCGGCGTGACCCCCGGGTACGAGAAGAACGCGGGCCTCGGCACCGACCCGGTCCTCGACGGCGAGAACCCGGCGCTGGAGGCCGTGAAGCGCGACGTGGGGGCGGCCGCCGACGCCGGCCTCGACGAGGAGCGCGTGGTCGCCTCGCACGCGGACGCGAACAACACCGAGTACCTGATGACCGAGACGGACTGCTACCTGAGCTACACCATCGGCCACTCGTGGCTTGTCGGCGTCGACGCCGCCGACGTGGCGAACGCCATCGACGAGTACGGCCCGGAGCGGATCATGATCGACACCGACACCGCGAACGTGCTGCGCACGGACCCGTACGCGGTGAAGCGCGCGATATTCGAGCTGTACCGCTACGGCATCGACGTCGACGACATCCGGACCGTCGTGTACGAGAACCCGCGGGACGTGTTCGGGCTGGCGGAGTCGGATATTTAA
- a CDS encoding sialidase, whose amino-acid sequence MTLLIGTDSGLYRADDVPFERDELDPVLDCGVVTAVKSWDHTEGVFVAASTGAYRSLDGGETWTDLEVPLGDRFWHAGTSEVWSILATADGALYAGTNDPYVFRSVDGGETWTEQKGFRELPSRGHWESPIDPHYARLRALEAVPGRPDHLIAGVEAGGIHVSRDGGRTWSDHRDAIVDDVHQILPISEDVWLVTTGYLDHNLENLGLGHAVGEGGLWRTTDAGESFERLDVGNDFSYIRRVFVHDGRVIFCGGEEAPPAWVNDDHEVALFESTNFGRDFERVEFPGEPHEIIETWAVHDGDAVCGSGLFDVPDERDDVTGRIMRRLPGEGDEGPTYETVGRVDANVSRIEVV is encoded by the coding sequence ATGACACTGTTGATCGGGACAGACTCCGGGCTGTACCGAGCCGACGACGTCCCCTTCGAGCGCGACGAGCTCGACCCCGTCCTCGACTGCGGGGTCGTCACGGCCGTGAAGTCGTGGGACCACACCGAGGGCGTCTTCGTCGCCGCCTCGACGGGCGCGTACCGCTCGCTCGACGGCGGCGAGACGTGGACCGACCTCGAGGTCCCCCTCGGCGACCGATTCTGGCACGCCGGGACCAGCGAGGTGTGGTCGATCCTCGCGACCGCGGACGGCGCGCTGTACGCCGGCACGAACGACCCCTACGTCTTCCGCTCGGTCGACGGCGGCGAGACGTGGACCGAGCAGAAGGGGTTCCGCGAGCTGCCTTCCCGCGGCCACTGGGAGTCGCCGATCGACCCCCACTACGCCCGATTGCGAGCGCTCGAAGCGGTCCCCGGTCGACCCGACCACCTCATCGCGGGCGTCGAGGCCGGCGGGATCCACGTCAGCCGCGACGGCGGCCGCACGTGGTCCGACCACCGGGACGCCATCGTCGACGACGTCCACCAGATCCTCCCCATCTCGGAGGACGTCTGGCTGGTCACCACCGGCTACCTCGACCACAATCTGGAGAACCTCGGACTCGGCCACGCGGTCGGCGAAGGCGGCCTGTGGCGGACGACCGACGCCGGCGAGTCGTTCGAGCGGCTCGACGTCGGCAACGACTTCTCGTACATCCGCCGGGTGTTCGTCCACGACGGCCGGGTGATCTTCTGCGGCGGCGAGGAGGCGCCCCCGGCGTGGGTGAACGACGACCACGAGGTGGCCTTATTCGAGTCGACGAACTTCGGGCGCGACTTCGAGCGCGTCGAGTTCCCCGGCGAGCCCCACGAGATAATCGAGACGTGGGCTGTCCACGACGGCGACGCGGTCTGCGGCTCCGGCCTCTTCGACGTGCCCGACGAGCGCGACGACGTGACGGGCCGGATCATGCGCCGCCTCCCCGGCGAGGGGGACGAGGGCCCGACCTACGAGACGGTCGGCCGCGTCGACGCGAACGTCAGCCGGATCGAGGTGGTCTGA
- a CDS encoding DoxX family protein, producing the protein MADETGSPDESDADRGRDAPSLLGRSLYGGVLAYMAVDGFRNNDKRVAVAEEKGVPMPDVLVPFVTGMLLVANLGIVLWRLPRAAAGALVVFFLGTTPAIHDFWTMEGKERHGNKINFLKNLALLGGALVFLDAASEDNEE; encoded by the coding sequence ATGGCGGACGAGACCGGTTCTCCCGACGAGTCGGATGCGGACCGGGGTCGCGACGCGCCGTCGCTGCTCGGCCGCTCGCTGTACGGCGGCGTCCTCGCGTACATGGCCGTCGACGGGTTCAGGAACAACGACAAACGGGTCGCCGTCGCCGAGGAGAAGGGCGTCCCGATGCCCGACGTGCTCGTCCCGTTCGTCACCGGAATGCTGCTGGTCGCCAACCTCGGGATCGTCCTCTGGCGGCTCCCGCGGGCGGCCGCGGGCGCGCTCGTCGTCTTCTTCCTCGGGACGACGCCCGCGATCCACGACTTCTGGACGATGGAGGGGAAGGAGCGACACGGAAACAAGATCAACTTCCTGAAGAACCTCGCGCTGCTCGGCGGCGCCCTCGTCTTCCTCGACGCCGCGAGCGAGGACAACGAGGAGTAG
- a CDS encoding Era-like GTP-binding protein, with protein sequence MGLLTNLRDSISRVTDGLFAADEPKRIGIYGPPNAGKTTLANRIARDWTGDAVGPESHIPHETRRARRKENVEIERNGRTVTIDIVDTPGVTTKVDYKEFLDHDMEKDDAVRRSREATEGVAEAMHWLREDVDGVIYVLDSTTDPFTQVNTMLIGIIESQDLPALILANKTDLEGSDVQQIANAFPQHETIPLSALEGDNMDEVYTKIAEYFG encoded by the coding sequence ATGGGACTGCTCACGAATCTCAGAGACAGCATATCGCGGGTCACGGACGGCCTGTTCGCGGCCGACGAGCCCAAGCGGATCGGGATCTACGGACCGCCGAACGCCGGTAAAACGACCCTCGCCAACCGGATCGCACGCGACTGGACGGGTGACGCCGTCGGCCCAGAGAGCCACATCCCCCACGAGACTCGCCGGGCCCGCCGGAAGGAGAACGTGGAGATCGAACGCAACGGGCGGACGGTCACCATCGACATCGTCGACACCCCCGGGGTGACGACGAAGGTCGACTACAAGGAGTTCCTCGACCACGACATGGAGAAGGACGACGCCGTCCGCCGGTCGCGCGAGGCGACCGAGGGCGTCGCGGAGGCGATGCACTGGCTCCGCGAGGACGTCGACGGCGTCATCTACGTGCTCGACTCCACCACCGACCCGTTCACGCAGGTGAACACGATGCTGATCGGGATCATCGAGTCGCAGGACCTTCCGGCGCTCATCCTCGCGAACAAGACGGACTTAGAGGGGTCGGACGTCCAGCAGATCGCGAACGCCTTCCCGCAGCACGAGACGATCCCGCTGTCGGCGCTGGAGGGCGACAACATGGACGAAGTGTACACCAAGATCGCGGAGTACTTCGGCTAA
- a CDS encoding DUF2073 domain-containing protein — protein sequence MAGPKANVDAADDPDDGDDSGDGVRIDMISGARMEGLTSMEKIRLILDGVRDGNIVILEEGLSPDEESKLIEVTMTEISPDDFTGIEIETYPKAEAGDQSFLDKLMGRESTQKLTVIGPANRIETLHKDENLISTLVSRK from the coding sequence ATGGCCGGCCCGAAAGCCAACGTCGACGCCGCGGACGACCCCGACGACGGCGACGACTCCGGTGACGGCGTCCGGATCGACATGATAAGCGGCGCGCGGATGGAGGGGCTCACGAGCATGGAGAAGATCCGGCTCATCCTCGACGGCGTCCGCGACGGCAACATCGTCATTCTCGAAGAGGGGCTCTCCCCGGACGAGGAGTCGAAGCTCATCGAGGTGACGATGACCGAGATCAGTCCCGACGACTTCACGGGCATCGAGATCGAGACGTACCCGAAGGCCGAGGCGGGCGATCAGAGCTTCCTCGACAAGCTGATGGGCCGCGAGTCGACCCAGAAGCTCACCGTCATCGGCCCGGCGAACCGCATCGAGACCCTCCACAAGGACGAGAACCTCATCAGCACGCTCGTCTCCCGCAAGTAG
- a CDS encoding Zn-ribbon containing protein has product MPHQCTSCGRTFPDGSKEMLSGCPDCGGNKFQFKPAGATGEAGADEGGRASGSPADAADPSPPTPEDRPAPTPDDGAADPTPSDPSDATPSDAAASADAPAESDGTEQIADRSDEDTAQASARSEVVSPDELDRASRDVEPAETPPAEEGPEPGIDALRDELNDQFESIRIVSPGQYELNLMELYDRQEYIISLQEDGRYVIEMPDAWGIQDE; this is encoded by the coding sequence ATGCCCCACCAGTGTACCTCCTGCGGCCGGACGTTCCCCGACGGCTCCAAGGAGATGCTGTCGGGCTGTCCCGACTGCGGCGGGAACAAGTTCCAGTTCAAGCCCGCGGGCGCGACGGGGGAGGCCGGAGCCGACGAGGGCGGCCGGGCGTCCGGGTCCCCCGCCGACGCGGCCGACCCCTCCCCGCCGACTCCCGAGGACCGGCCGGCGCCGACGCCGGACGACGGCGCCGCCGATCCGACGCCGAGCGACCCCTCGGACGCGACGCCGAGCGACGCCGCCGCGAGCGCCGACGCCCCGGCCGAATCCGACGGCACGGAGCAGATCGCGGACCGGAGCGACGAGGACACCGCGCAGGCGAGCGCCCGCTCCGAGGTGGTGTCGCCGGACGAGCTCGACCGAGCGAGCCGCGACGTCGAGCCCGCCGAGACCCCGCCGGCCGAGGAGGGGCCGGAGCCGGGCATCGACGCGCTCCGCGACGAGCTCAACGACCAGTTCGAGAGCATCCGCATCGTCAGCCCCGGCCAGTACGAGCTCAACCTGATGGAGCTGTACGACAGACAGGAGTACATCATCTCCCTCCAGGAGGACGGCCGCTACGTCATCGAGATGCCCGACGCGTGGGGCATTCAGGACGAGTGA
- a CDS encoding aspartate kinase, which produces MRVIAKFGGTSLGSGDRIERAADSVASAVAAGHEIAVVASAMGSTTDDLLDDITFETDDADRAEIVSMGERTSVRMLKAALSVRDVEAVFLEPGHPDWPVITDERGEVDVAETKKRARQIAAEMDGVVPIITGFLAEDHDGNVTTLGRGGSDTTAVMLGNYMDADEVVIVTDVEGVMTGDPRVVEGARNVGQITVDELRNLSFRGAEVVAPSALSYKDEDLDVRVVHYQHGDLLRGGTRIEGEFESLIDMREEPLACLTIAGRAIRNRPGILSELANALRAEEINIDAVASGMDSVTFYVDVDVAETAEALLHEAVVTDEALSSVTVADPIAVIRVTGGELPNQSGVIQDIIAPIADAGINIIDLITSATSVAVFVDWDDREEALEIVQDRFD; this is translated from the coding sequence ATGCGCGTAATCGCCAAGTTCGGCGGCACGAGCCTCGGGAGCGGCGACCGGATCGAGCGCGCGGCCGACTCCGTGGCGAGCGCGGTCGCGGCCGGCCACGAGATAGCGGTCGTCGCGAGCGCGATGGGGTCGACCACGGACGACCTCCTCGACGACATCACCTTCGAGACGGACGACGCCGACCGCGCCGAGATCGTCTCGATGGGCGAGCGCACCAGCGTCCGCATGCTGAAGGCCGCGCTGTCGGTCCGCGACGTCGAGGCCGTCTTCCTCGAACCCGGGCACCCCGACTGGCCGGTGATCACGGACGAGCGCGGCGAGGTCGACGTCGCGGAGACGAAGAAGCGCGCGCGGCAGATCGCCGCCGAAATGGACGGCGTCGTCCCGATCATCACCGGGTTCCTCGCGGAGGACCACGACGGCAACGTCACCACGCTCGGTCGCGGCGGGTCGGACACGACCGCGGTCATGCTCGGCAACTACATGGACGCCGACGAGGTCGTCATCGTCACCGACGTGGAGGGCGTGATGACCGGCGACCCGCGGGTGGTCGAGGGCGCGCGCAACGTCGGCCAGATCACCGTCGACGAGCTCCGCAACCTCTCCTTCCGCGGCGCCGAGGTGGTCGCGCCCTCCGCGCTCTCGTACAAGGACGAGGACCTCGACGTCCGCGTCGTCCACTACCAGCACGGGGACCTGCTCCGCGGCGGCACCCGGATCGAGGGCGAGTTCGAGAGCCTGATCGACATGCGCGAGGAGCCGCTGGCGTGTCTCACCATCGCGGGCCGGGCGATCCGCAACCGGCCGGGGATCCTCTCCGAGCTGGCGAACGCGCTGCGCGCCGAGGAGATCAACATCGACGCGGTCGCCTCCGGGATGGACTCGGTCACCTTCTACGTCGACGTCGACGTCGCCGAGACCGCGGAGGCGCTGCTCCACGAGGCGGTCGTCACCGACGAGGCGCTCTCCTCGGTCACCGTCGCCGACCCCATCGCCGTGATCCGCGTCACGGGCGGCGAGCTCCCCAACCAGTCCGGCGTCATCCAGGACATCATCGCCCCCATCGCGGACGCCGGCATCAACATCATCGACCTGATCACGAGCGCGACCTCCGTCGCGGTGTTCGTCGACTGGGACGACCGCGAGGAGGCGCTCGAAATCGTCCAAGACCGGTTCGACTGA
- a CDS encoding SatD family protein: MNQNVTKQYCVVLADVVDSQKIEDREAFRERLDTAISEANQRYQDSMRAEFDVLKGIDEFGAVLNSVKPIADIQKIFSRTLYPEQFRMAAVTDKIDVNKGASDISQMDGPAFARADIVLFELENNELKFQLSGNSEYIDTLVSDQINLLEIIRSEWGDTTMDVVRQYDKSKSQSEIAEEANISAQTVSYHLNKSNVEQVLGVERRLSKILENYDQIN, from the coding sequence ATGAATCAGAACGTGACAAAACAGTACTGCGTCGTGCTCGCGGATGTAGTAGATTCACAGAAAATAGAGGACAGAGAAGCGTTCAGAGAGAGGTTGGATACCGCAATTTCAGAGGCTAATCAGAGATATCAAGACAGTATGCGGGCCGAGTTTGACGTACTCAAAGGAATTGATGAGTTTGGAGCTGTTCTCAACTCGGTCAAACCAATTGCGGATATCCAGAAGATCTTCTCAAGAACTCTCTATCCAGAACAGTTCAGAATGGCGGCGGTCACTGATAAAATCGATGTGAACAAAGGAGCATCGGACATTTCTCAGATGGACGGGCCAGCCTTTGCAAGAGCCGATATAGTTCTTTTTGAGCTTGAAAATAATGAATTAAAGTTTCAATTAAGCGGAAACTCAGAATATATTGACACTCTGGTGTCTGACCAAATAAACCTACTTGAAATCATACGTTCTGAATGGGGAGATACGACGATGGATGTTGTCCGTCAATACGATAAATCGAAGAGTCAGTCGGAAATAGCAGAGGAAGCCAACATTTCGGCACAAACAGTATCTTACCATTTGAATAAATCAAATGTTGAACAGGTTTTGGGTGTAGAACGTAGACTCTCAAAAATCTTGGAAAATTATGACCAGATAAATTGA
- a CDS encoding magnesium transporter codes for MPGHDTARDVYRQALPVIAVSLIAGLFAGTILASETMRANIAEVPGLLLLLPAFLATRGGVYGSLGARLSTGLHQGLIEPRFRPDRRLTNAVVASFLNGMTVSVFIAVVTYLTLVLFGDGGSLFQLVGVMVVAGFLSAVLMISVLISVIFVGYRRGLDPDNVIGPVVTTLGDVFGVFFLLVGVAVVGAVS; via the coding sequence ATGCCCGGGCACGACACCGCGCGCGACGTCTATCGGCAGGCGCTCCCGGTTATCGCCGTCAGCCTGATCGCCGGGCTGTTCGCGGGGACGATACTCGCCTCCGAGACGATGCGCGCGAACATCGCGGAGGTCCCCGGCCTCCTCCTGCTGCTGCCCGCGTTCCTCGCCACCCGCGGCGGGGTGTACGGCTCGCTCGGCGCCCGGCTCTCGACCGGGCTCCACCAGGGGCTCATCGAGCCGCGGTTCCGCCCGGACCGCCGGCTCACGAACGCGGTCGTCGCCTCCTTCCTCAACGGGATGACCGTCTCCGTGTTCATCGCGGTCGTCACCTACCTCACGCTCGTCCTCTTCGGCGACGGCGGGAGCCTCTTCCAGCTGGTCGGCGTGATGGTCGTCGCCGGCTTCCTCTCGGCGGTGCTGATGATCTCCGTGCTCATCTCGGTCATCTTCGTCGGCTACCGCCGCGGGCTCGACCCCGATAACGTCATCGGGCCGGTCGTCACGACCCTCGGCGACGTGTTCGGGGTGTTCTTCCTCCTCGTCGGAGTGGCCGTCGTGGGGGCCGTCTCGTGA
- a CDS encoding magnesium transporter — protein sequence MTEPRSTPVDEWSIRRIVRTMIPLLAALSVLQLVSGTVLETYEAVLLRYPALLVLVPVQIGTAGNLASITCSRLTTQLYLGTYELSPSNPALRANAGAVFALAATVFGAVGVAAWAIGLALGGSLALGRVLLISLASGLALAVLVVVASVAAVEVSYRVGLNPDDTTIPVVTNLCDVAGVLILFAVVSVVL from the coding sequence GTGACCGAGCCCCGGTCGACCCCCGTCGACGAGTGGTCGATACGGCGGATCGTCCGGACGATGATCCCGCTCTTGGCCGCGCTGTCGGTGCTCCAGCTCGTCTCCGGCACCGTGTTAGAGACCTACGAGGCGGTCCTGCTGCGGTATCCAGCCCTCCTGGTCCTCGTGCCGGTCCAGATCGGGACGGCCGGCAACCTCGCGTCGATCACCTGCTCGCGGCTCACGACCCAGCTGTACCTCGGGACCTACGAGCTCAGCCCGTCGAACCCCGCGCTCCGGGCGAACGCGGGCGCGGTGTTCGCGCTCGCCGCGACCGTCTTCGGCGCCGTCGGCGTCGCCGCGTGGGCGATCGGGCTCGCGCTCGGCGGGTCGCTCGCACTCGGCCGAGTGCTGCTGATCTCGCTGGCCTCCGGGCTGGCGCTCGCGGTCCTCGTCGTCGTCGCCAGCGTCGCCGCCGTCGAGGTCTCCTACCGCGTCGGGCTCAACCCCGACGACACGACGATCCCCGTGGTGACGAACCTCTGTGACGTCGCCGGGGTGTTGATCCTCTTCGCGGTGGTCTCGGTCGTGCTGTGA
- a CDS encoding DUF2391 domain-containing protein, with protein sequence MKRPRALRRPNFRVADMAQQSVGGFLLAGPFVVTAEVWELAAGMNWIQAAVTAGLVALIGYAALYRADTGRDVDEEPDLVGIPTRFVSLMTVAFGSVLLLALIFDAPHTFLVEGGIGDGEVVATTAKAVAVGAVFSVVGAATADSVF encoded by the coding sequence ATGAAGCGACCGCGAGCGCTCCGCCGCCCGAATTTCCGGGTGGCCGACATGGCCCAGCAGTCGGTCGGCGGCTTCCTGCTCGCGGGCCCGTTCGTCGTCACCGCGGAGGTGTGGGAGCTCGCCGCGGGGATGAACTGGATCCAGGCCGCCGTGACCGCCGGGCTCGTGGCGCTGATCGGGTACGCCGCGCTGTACCGGGCCGACACCGGCCGCGACGTCGACGAGGAGCCGGACCTCGTCGGGATCCCGACGCGGTTCGTCTCGCTGATGACGGTCGCGTTCGGCTCCGTACTCCTGCTCGCGCTGATCTTCGACGCGCCCCACACGTTCCTCGTCGAGGGCGGGATCGGCGACGGCGAAGTCGTGGCGACGACCGCGAAGGCCGTCGCCGTCGGCGCGGTGTTCAGCGTCGTCGGCGCCGCGACCGCCGACAGCGTGTTCTGA
- a CDS encoding class I SAM-dependent methyltransferase — protein MSVREEFDEWAASGKDRGMEDRHWHTAKHVLARMPVEDGDAVLDLGTGSGYALRALRERGIGRGYGLDGAPEMANNARGYTDDGAVGFLVGDFDELPFADDALDHVFSMEAFYYASDPVHTLEEVRRVLKPGGTFYCAVNYFEESETSHAWQENISVEMTLWSRDEYREAFREAGLYVAEQDAIPDRETEIPEASEFPTEGYETREAMVDRYRTWGTLLTVGVAP, from the coding sequence ATGAGCGTTCGCGAGGAGTTCGACGAGTGGGCGGCGAGCGGGAAGGACCGCGGGATGGAGGACCGACACTGGCACACCGCGAAACACGTCTTGGCGCGGATGCCGGTCGAGGACGGCGACGCGGTCCTCGATTTAGGCACCGGCTCGGGCTACGCGCTCCGCGCGCTCCGCGAGCGCGGCATCGGCCGCGGCTACGGCCTCGACGGCGCGCCCGAGATGGCGAACAACGCCCGCGGGTACACTGACGACGGCGCGGTCGGGTTCCTGGTCGGCGACTTCGACGAACTTCCCTTCGCCGACGACGCCCTCGACCACGTCTTCTCGATGGAGGCCTTTTATTATGCGAGCGATCCTGTCCACACGCTCGAAGAGGTTCGTCGGGTGCTGAAGCCGGGCGGGACGTTCTACTGCGCCGTCAACTACTTCGAGGAGAGCGAGACGTCCCACGCGTGGCAGGAGAACATCTCGGTCGAGATGACGCTGTGGTCGCGCGACGAGTACCGCGAGGCGTTCCGCGAGGCCGGGCTGTACGTCGCCGAGCAGGACGCGATCCCGGACCGCGAGACCGAGATTCCGGAGGCTTCGGAGTTTCCGACCGAGGGGTACGAGACGCGCGAGGCGATGGTCGACCGCTACCGCACGTGGGGGACGCTGTTGACGGTCGGCGTGGCACCTTGA